The sequence aaataaaaagatgcttctcccaaaaaaacaaaagtcatgATGCTACAAATAATGCAGTTAGACATTTTATAACACAACAAAAACCACTTTCCTCTTAGTCAAACCATTCACACTCCCTATGAGATGGATGTGCAATTCCATACCCTATGTGCAGCATCAAATCTGGTATGTATACAGCATTTATGCAGACCGGCCCAGGCGGTCCTGCTTATTGTCCTACATGTGTAAGTGTGAAcacttcagagagagaaaaaagtgtaaaatactgtctaatttttcttcttgttattgtTGGACGACAGTCTCTGTCGCTGTGCTGATGAAAGAGCACGGTGGACCATTCGACGTCTAGTAACTtcaaacactttggaaaacaccTAAAACATGGAGTGATTTGTTAGGAGAATGGCTCAGAGAGTTTAAGACTACAAGAATTTGAGACTTTGTAGGTTTCTCACCTTCCTGGGACTCCTCTGAAGCAAaagagaatgcaaaaaaaaaaatttagacaaaGTTTGTTGACACAGCACAGACCTTCTCTGACTAGTGATCACCTTACCTCAACTACACTGAAAATATTGTACATACTTTAGATTCTCCCATTTAACTGTCTTGTAATGCTGGCACCTCTAAAGTCCTAGAATCTGTGCTGTACAGGAGATGACTGGATTTCACAGGAAGACATTATACAATTACTGAAATTCATGTTGCAGAAAATGAGTAATGGTGCAAAGTTTTAAGGTGgacaatacttttttaaaaagtgacgtTGTAATAGCCTTTAATCCATCTTCTACTAGAAGATACCAAAGGAATGtgaaaagtgacatttttgagataaaaatttaaatataacaaatagCCAAACACAAACTTCCAAATTAAATCTGAATAAAACTGAgcatttttctaaagaatacaaaattcaaattaatatGTGGGTCACTTTATAAAGTAATAATGGCATTATTACAAGAAAAGCCAACATTCAACTAAACTTCcaaactttcttaaaaaatggTTTGCTTCCTCAGTCTTTGAATTTAAAGCCAAAACCAACATAGACCTGCATATTCTAGATCTTCAAATAAGCCCAATACTTCAACAGCCCAAAAATGGTATCTGAAAATGCCTATTTTACTGTCCATCAGTAATAACTGTAGCTTTCACCCTGGTCCTTGATACAATGCTCAAATATTTCATGACGACCACTTTAATGATCACATCCTTAAGTGGAATTTTCCGTACACAGGCAATTCCAACCCACAGTTGGCCAATAAACAACACGGCTTTCCTTAGCAGATATTTGTCAGGCTCGATTCTGATTTCTGgtttgaggtaaaaaaaaattatgatgtgAATTCTGGTTGAAATAAAGGTTATGATTAAGAGTTGGATCTCTGTAGTGCTTTGCTTTGTTCACTAGTATTTCCATAGTACACAGATCAAAGCAAGTTTTTTGGTGTAAGAAACCCCTACTGGATTGTTCCTTGTAGTACACCAGTAacttgctgccatcttcctggGAGGCAGTGAAGACCTAAATACCATCTACTATTTTTCCTGCAAAACAAGCTTGCATTGCTTCTTGATGGTATTTGTAAGAAACTTTTCTTGCTTTCCTAAAGCACTGAACTTCCAAACTTCTTTTCCTTACCTTCATAACTCTTTCAccaattatattttcttctcttaggAAGAAATGCTTAGAGATGTGCCCTGCCCACTGTTTGGTAGAGTCACCTCTATGATTAAGAATCTGTGCAAAGGATATTAGAGCTTTCAGCCAACCAAAGCACGCTGTAGTTACgactttaagggaaaaaaacactcTCCTGTTCACACTTTATATTCAGATTATACATCCAAACGAAACAGAAAACCCCTTTTGATAGTCCTCATGACAAGGAAAAGTGGGTATGCAAATactgtgcagggaggagggggaatcaTAGAGATTAGTCACTGAAAAACCAAGAGATAGATACCAACCTGTTCCCACAGTATCTCAGCAATCTGATCAATCATTGTTCCAATCTCTCTGAACTCCCCAGAGTATTTAACATATGCCCAAGTACAAAGAGAGGTCAGTGCCAGCCCCATGACCAGGTTACACAGGACGGCTATAGAGGTCAGGCCAATGAATCCAGTCAGTCCTGAGATTATATACATAGCAAACATGACCGCAAACAGTGTGGCAGGGGTACGAGCAGCATAGAAGATATTTTTCCCATCGTTGTGCTTTATAAAATTTGCATAGGTTTCTTCGATTTCGGCCTCAAGCTGGTCCTGATAACGACGGCAGAATTCATCTCCACCCATTTTTTTTACTGAACGAAACTGTTTAATCGCCACTTGCTTAAGATCCAGGTGTTTTCTCTCCAGATCTGAAGGTGCAATGTAAGGCTTGTCGCCACCACATACCTGTACAGACACAAGTACAGTACGGCACATTACACGCCAGCAATAAGTAACACTTGAAAGTTCCCTTCTCATAGTGTTTAGTCTCAAAAAGTCAAACCACCTATATGGTTCAGTTTTAAACTTGTTCATAATACCGCAACACATAACCATAACCTATCTACTGATAACCTATATCTTTAACAGATGCAGGCAAAATAAGTTTTCCAATAATGACTAATACAAGTAAAGACCAAAACAAATTACACTGCAATCTGTACCTGACTTCACTTAACCCACCTATTAGCATAAAAGTTCAAAAGACTGCTGGCAAGAGTGggtaaaagataataaataaaaaggtacTTTAATGCTCAAGTTAGCAAGCTTAGCATAGACATTGCTACTGTCCTTAAGCTAATATTAATTACATCAGAAGCTACTAATAAAGCACCTGAATCATATGCcagaaaatatttcagtatggTTTGTAAAAAAACTTACTACCCATATCCCATACTCtatgtgaattattttcttagtttactTCTAGCAGAGATGATAACAGGGAATTAAGAAATGACGTAACATAAAAATGCATAAGGAGTacaaattatttcaattattttaaataataaaaaccttcTATATCTCACTCTAatgtcaaatttaaattttagttacaAACCTGTTCCATACTTTTAGAATAAATCTCTCTTGCTCCTGCTACTGCAGCAAGATTATTAGCTTCAGCTGttgcctaaaaaataaaatgtgtgccaattttatgcaaaaaaataaCTGACGATTCTGTAAATCCTGATTAACACAGTAAGTTATATACAATGAACAAGTCAGAAATGAACCAGAGAAAATATTACCAACTTTCAGTTTTCCCTTCCAATGGAAGGAAATACCAGTATAAAAGATAATAGCATTTTTTTCTAGTAAGACTGCCTGcctaattttgttttgcttaggTTTGTTAAAATGGGTTTATAGAAAATACCACATTTGCTCAGGAAATTAAACAGAATTAAATAGATATAACACTAAAATATGTGAAGTCTCCAGATGTAAAGAATGAAGTATTACCtatgcagttcttttttttttatttttattttaattgttgttcaagtacctaTATGGTTCTTTATCAATATTACatgagacatttttaaatgtacaacatTGCCTATTGGGTATTAAGAAAATACTGTTTAACATACTATAAAACTGAGAAACTGCCCCTAGTAGCATTAGAAGCAGCTCTAAATCACtaatacaaagagaaaatcagCCTTATTTCAGACAACGTTCACTGTCAAAGATTCAGCGATACAGAAACACTTGGCTCCAAGAGGCCCATTTTCAGCTGTCTCCTGCAACAGAAATTCTGCTGCGCTTTCTGAGCAACTGAAGAGAAGGCACTGCGGACTCTCATTTCTGGCGGCCTGTGTGTAAGCAAGGTCTACAATCTGTGGTTACAAATAAGTCACATAAAACCTTCAGGAcccagtgtacagatgatgtgttgtagaactgtgcaccaGAAACCCCTATaactttgttaaccagtgtcaccccaatatacTCAAcaaaaaggagatttaaaaaaacttcagGAACCATGACATGTATTGCcttaaatatctaaaatttatgtgCATGCAAAAAAGCACCACCCCATTTCCAGCTTTTATCTCTAAAGCaaaggtttttttcctccttcatgAATAAATACGTGTACAACGCACACAGTACCTGAAGCATGGACTTTGGATGTGGAAGTTCCTCTCCTTGATAAATTTTAATGTAAGCCTGAAAATACAGAAGGCTCATTGTATTGGTAAATTATGCAACTTGTTTCTATAatctcaaagaaaagaaaaagtattaaatataaaattactcactctattaaaagaaaaatctaggcTTTAAAAATCACCTACTCTCATCCCAACAAAATTAACCCCatgctcaacattattaaatACACAGGTTGCTAAATAATATCCtagagaaatatttctaaatataattctAATTTGCATTAAAGTTTTATctcatatttaaaagttatatatcaAATGTCAtttactttatgaaaaaaaatccataattcTCCTTTACTGCCAATGTTTCAACTAGATATGTTGAAAACATTATAATTCAGTATTTTACTTTACCAGCCCTAATTATATTtcagtttaagaaaaaattataaattgtggTTTAAGAGTAAGAAGGCAAGATCAGAGTTTTACTAAGTCCTCATAGGAATCTTTCTACTGACTCTAAATTAATTTCATAACTAAACAAAGACAGGAGATGTAAAAATGATCAAGTGCCCATAAAATGGTCACAAATACactctcacttaactgttttCCCTCCCACCTATCCATAACTACTATGAATAAATACAACCCTTTGAAAATGGTCTTGCTTTGCCAATCAAGCtataaagaggaaaagaggagagaaaaaaatctatgaataatttatttaagccCAGAAATCAGTTTTGATACTTTCAGCTGCTCTTATCAAGTCCTCAGAACTCTGGAGGAGGCTTTTGTGAGCACTCAAGGTGGAGAATCACGCTCCTGATCCCTACCACAGAGGTGTTACAACAATGTGGTGAGTGGCTCTTGTCTCCGTGTCAGAACGAGTCAGGTAATTCTATACCAAAATCACTGTCTAGAAGATGTAAGTTGTCTGCTAGAATCTTAAATGTCCTTAAGTACTGGCACACTCAATTcaaggcagaaaaataaattataaatgttacgcttttgctttaaaataatttcttgtacACACAGATGAGTGTTAAGTGAGCTACATTTCTAACTTAAAGTTACTTAATGTAGGAGTTTTCCTACCTTAAAGTATTCCACCAGAGCTCTACAAGTGACTTTAGATCCACTTATCTCTTTTTCTACCAAATTTTCAGGGGCAAGCAGCAATGGAACCAAGTTCCGAAGTTCTCGTTTAAAGTCTTCATCAATATCTAGGAGACATGAAATTAGGCAACGCATTAGTCCAAAAAAAGTGATGAAATCCCCATTGGTAAGAGTTCATAAATTCTGTTTCGTGAAACAAGAGTTCACAGTATCTATTACCTAAgtagatgcattttaaaaactcatccAAACATGTCATTATctcccaaaaataaatataatccctCATCCCCCCCAAGAATTCTTTCAGctcaaataataaatgaaacaaattgtGGACTACCGAAACTAATTCCACATTAAGTATTAACTAAACTATCCCCTTCAAAAGGCAAATAATTCACgaaattatattaaattgtaATATTAGATTGTTTTTCCAGCTATACATTAAAAGTTTCACCTATCCTCAAGCCTTTTACCATCCTTctcaaaataatccaaaaacaaacacaaaaaagtaTACTATCACCACAAAACAGAGAGGCTTAAATCTGATTGCACCAATATAATATGCTGGGTAAAGCTTTTTAGCAGAGAGTAATCagataaaatactgaaatgttCTTTGTCTTCAGAATTTTTAGGACATCAGTGCTGAGCAACAAACAGACCACATTATAAAATGCTAATCAATATGCTGGCTGTTTGCAAAAACCAATGGGAAGCTAGAAAAACCACAGACAGCACTGTAGTCAATCACATCGTTAAGAATGCCACCAAAATGTCCTGTAGTAGAAGACGCAAATTTAAAGcaccatgtattttttaaaagctttcagcCCCTAAAAAAATAAGTTCTGATTTTAGCAAGAATGGGAATTCCCACCTTTCAATCTCCCATCAAAATTAGGATTAGTTGCAACTTTAAGACCAGGATGTGGCAAAAGGAAGCAACCAAGATTTGAGAAACAACTGTGAATGTGCTTCCTTACATTCTGCAGCTCTTCGTGCTGATTCTGTTTTACCTGAGGGCAGAAGGAGACAGAGTGAAGATGCAAACGGGagagaaaaaaacctttaaagaaaacacacacatactcacatgcatgcacacttAACTCAGATGCTATTCCGATAGGTGTctaacaatataaaattttactaGACCCATTTCTGACCACTTTGGTAGGATCCCACTTTATCTTAAACCAGAAAAGATGTTTTTCCCCTACGTTAGTTGCcaaagatatgaaaaaataaatactaataactAATTGTGGTATCTAACACCAGAATAACAAGTCATGATTGTGATTTACAAGTCAGTTAATAAATTAAGAATTTGCCTTTAAAGTACTTATAATGGCAAAGAGACAAAGTATTAACCTTCCCACAAATAAAAAGGTCAGCCCCTGAGCAAAATAAGAGGTGAGGTGAACGGCTCCAGTGCAATCCAAAGAACCCTAGAAATTTGTCAGGATTTCAGCATTCACTCCCAATGATGATGATTAATGCTAATGCTAAATTGCATTATTGGGGAAAAGAGATTGCTGTGTATTTTCTGGAAGAAAACCTTAACTTCAGATTTTTAATAACTACTTATCCCAATATAACTGATATACTCTCCCAAAGACTCTTCCCAaaaatcattcttaaaaaaacataCCAAAAGTACACCATTCACAATCAACAAAACCTGGAAACTGCCTAAATCTCCATTTAGAGTAGAACTGAAAAATCGTTGCCTATtcataaatggaataaatgcatAGCagtgagaataaatgaaataaactacaTGCAACATTATGGATTAATCTCAAACATAATACTGGACAAAAGAAGCTAGGCACAAACaaatacatactgtataattcttttcataaaaagtacaaaaacaaagCCAGTTAGAGGTCAGGATAATAGTAGCGAGGTTGGGTGGGGTGGTCAGTGGATGGAGTGGGTGTTTCTGGAAGCTGGGTCACATGGCTATGTTTAATTCGCACAAACTCATCAAACTGCACACTTATAATCGGGCACTTTTCTATATCACATCAATAAGACATTAAAAATCCTTGCTGGCTTCAAAATATGTAGTTCTGAGTTTTGGTAATATGCCTGATGTGCTTGCTATATGTTAATTCCTTCTAAAGAGCAGGGTCTGAAAATGCCTTTCAAATACTCAAGATTGAGGAACTGGTTTTAATCTCATTTTAGGAATGTTGTACTTGAAGTTTTTGAATGCAGTTGGGAAACTAAATGCGTCATTGAATAggcaaacaaaattttattaacaaagagagagaagaaaatactcCTACTTATGAATAACAAGACCTTGAtgtatcttttgtgtgtgtgagtagaTGAGTAGTAGCTGACCAGAGGGTTTCCCAAGTAATTCCATGGGAATGAAGGATCGTGTTGGTGCAATTATTTTCCAGGAAAGCCTTAGTGTGGCACAGTGCATGGGCCAGGAGTCTGGATATTTGGGTTCTAGCCCAGTTACCAATAATTAGTTAAGGGACTAAAGGCAAGTCACTTTTATGGGTTCCAGTCTATGTTacacataacttaaaaaaaaaaaagactgaactaGATGGTATTTAAAATCCCTTTTCTAGCTCTATATGCTCTCTACGAGATAGTATTCCTCGGAGACAGAACCTTACATCCTCTGTGCTCAATGAGTGCACATTATACGAGGGGTACcctaaaaaaacagtattattttctgcagggcaggccccttgtagtacaggcttcccccactaggtgggt is a genomic window of Phyllostomus discolor isolate MPI-MPIP mPhyDis1 chromosome 6, mPhyDis1.pri.v3, whole genome shotgun sequence containing:
- the ATL2 gene encoding atlastin-2 isoform X2; translation: MAEGDEVSPKQQPRPGLRRRRRTSDSSTGVNHVSSTTFLGENYEDDDLVNSDEVMKKACPVQIVLAREDDHNFELDEEALEQILLQEHIRDLNVVVVSVAGAFRKGKSFLLDFMLRYMYNKESQNWIGGNNEPLTGFTWRGGCERETTGIQVWNEVFVIDRPNGTKVAVLLMDTQGAFDSQSTIKDCATVFALSTMTSSVQVYNLSQNIQEDDLQHLQLFTEYGRLAMEEIYQKPFQTLMFLIRDWSYPYEHSYGLEGGKQFLEKRLQVKQNQHEELQNVRKHIHSCFSNLGCFLLPHPGLKVATNPNFDGRLKDIDEDFKRELRNLVPLLLAPENLVEKEISGSKVTCRALVEYFKAYIKIYQGEELPHPKSMLQATAEANNLAAVAGAREIYSKSMEQVCGGDKPYIAPSDLERKHLDLKQVAIKQFRSVKKMGGDEFCRRYQDQLEAEIEETYANFIKHNDGKNIFYAARTPATLFAVMFAMYIISGLTGFIGLTSIAVLCNLVMGLALTSLCTWAYVKYSGEFREIGTMIDQIAEILWEQRSPRKVFSKVFEVTRRRMVHRALSSAQRQRLSSNNNKKKN